From Cricetulus griseus strain 17A/GY chromosome 1 unlocalized genomic scaffold, alternate assembly CriGri-PICRH-1.0 chr1_0, whole genome shotgun sequence, a single genomic window includes:
- the Mettl14 gene encoding LOW QUALITY PROTEIN: N6-adenosine-methyltransferase non-catalytic subunit isoform X2 (The sequence of the model RefSeq protein was modified relative to this genomic sequence to represent the inferred CDS: inserted 1 base in 1 codon), producing MDSRLQEIRERQKLRRQLLAQQVRGGTGGGGLSARARPPLFPACPPSVFLPVQLHGLVDEYVNACRLVGYTCRRASYDXPNSKRKCLDEGDTDEDKVEEYKDELELQQEEENLPYEEEIYKDSSTFLKGTQSLNPHNDYCQHFVDTGHRPQNFIRDVGLADRFEEYPKLRELIRLKDELIAKSNTPPMYLQADIEAFDIRELTPKFDVILLEPPLEEYYRETGITANEKCWTWDDIMKLEIDEIAAPRSFIFLWCGSGEGLDLGRVCLRKWGYRRCEDICWIKTNKNNPGKTKTLDPKAVFQRTKEHCLMGIKGTVKRSTDGDFIHANVDIDLIITEEPEIGNIEKPVEIFHIIEHFCLGRRRLHLFGRDSTIRPGWLTVGPTLTNSNYNAETYASYFSAPNSYLTGCTEEIERLRPKSPPPKSKSDRGGGAPRGGGRGGTSAGRGRERNRSNFRGERGGFRGGRGGTHRGGFPPR from the exons ATGGACAGCCGCTTGCAGGAGATCCGGGAGCGGCAGAAGTTACGGCGGCAGCTCCTGGCTCAGCAGGTGCGCggggggacgggggggggggggctcagtgCGCGTGCGCGGCCGCCTCTGTTTCCCGCCTGCCCTCCCT CGGTGTTTCTTCCCGTTCAGCTTCACGGG CTTGTGGACGAGTATGTAAATGCGTGCCGATTAGTAGGCTACACGTGTAGAAG GGCTTCCTATG TTCCAAATTCAAAACGGAAGTGCCTGGATGAAGGAGATACAGATGAAGACAAAGTAGAAGAATATAAG GATGAACTAGAATTGCAGCAGGAGGAAGAAAATTTGCCATATGAAGAAGAGATTTACAAAGATTCCAGTACCTTTCTTAAG GGAACGCAGAGCTTAAATCCCCATAATGATTACTGCCAACATTTTGTAGACACTGGACATAGACCTCAGAATTTCATCAGGGATGTAG GTTTAGCTGACAGATTTGAAGAATACCCTAAACTTAGGGAACTCATCAGACTAAAGGATGAGTTAATAGCTAAGTCAAATACTCCTCCAAT GTACTTACAAGCAGACATAGAAGCCTTTGACATCAGAGAATTGACACCCAAATTTGATGTGATTCTTCTGGAGCCTCCTTTGGAAGAGTACTATAGAGAGACTGGCATCACCGCGAATGAGAAGTGCTGGACGTGGGATGAT ATTATGAAGTTAGAAATTGATGAGATTGCAGCACCTCGGTCATTTATATTCCTCTGGTGCGGTTCCGGGGAAGGACTGGACCTCGGTAGAGTA TGTTTACGAAAGTGGGGTTACAGAAGATGTGAAGATATTTGTTGGattaaaaccaataaaaacaatcCTGGCAAGACGAAGACTCTAGATCCAAAGGCAGTTTTTCAGAGAACAAAG GAACATTGCCTCATGGGGATCAAAGGAACTGTGAAGAGGAGCACAGATGGGGACTTTATTCATGCTAATGTTGACATTGACTTAATAATCACAGAAGAACCTGAAATTGGCAATATAGAAAAACCTGTAGAAATTTTTCATATAATAGAGCATTTTTGTCTTGGAAGACGACGTCTTCATCTGTTTGGAAGAGATAGTACTATCAGGCCAG GCTGGCTCACAGTTGGACCTACGCTTACAAATAGTAACTACAATGCAGAAACATACGCATCCTATTTCAGTGCCCCCAATTCGTACTTGACTGGATGTACAGAGGAAATCGAGAGGCTTAGACCAAAGTCACCTCCTCCAAAATCCAAGTCTGACCGTGGTGGTGGAGCTCCCAGAGGTGGCGGGAGAGGGGGAACATCTGCTGGCCGTGGTCGAGAAAGAAATCGATCGAATTTCCGAGGAGAAAGAGGTGGCTTTAGGGGAGGTCGTGgaggcacacacagaggtggCTTTCCACCTCGGTAA